A part of Miscanthus floridulus cultivar M001 chromosome 6, ASM1932011v1, whole genome shotgun sequence genomic DNA contains:
- the LOC136461146 gene encoding predicted GPI-anchored protein 23 yields MASPGGARAGSRSRGGAAVEAPAAASSSPGGVRAGLAGGGGGGAAEAAAVATAASLGVGVRGGAGGRRGGAEPVDPAWARSTPAVAAAVAPDIIIGVHGAVAEADLDDTGCVEGRGDTETPDPSGTATGPPQAVTAAASDASVRAGGHGSRVVARTPDPATFVVGRVGEVEGEEEGEGEGEGRVGGAGAWEAAGAAGGGVREAVRSGSSVRDFV; encoded by the coding sequence ATGGCGTCCCCGGGCGGCGCTCGTGCAGGCTCCCGCAGCCGTGGTGGCGCGGCCGTGGAAGCGCCCGCGGCGGCGTCCTCATCCCCGGGCGGTGTTCGCGCGGGCCTCGcgggaggaggcggcggtggagCGGCCGAGGCAGCGGCGGTCGCGACGGCTGCTTCTTTAGGCGTCGGTGTCCGCGGTGGCGCAGGCGGCCGCAGAGGGGGCGCTGAGCCCGTGGATCCGGCATGGGCGCGCTCGACGCCGGCGGTGGCTGCTGCAGTGGCGCCCGACATCATCATCGGCGTGCACGGAGCAGTGGCGGAGGCCGACCTCGACGACACCGGTTGCGTGGAGGGCCGCGGAGATACGGAAACGCCGGATCCATCGGGGACGGCCACGGGTCCGCCGCAGGCCGTGACGGCGGCGGCCTCCGACGCCAGCGTCCGCGCGGGCGGCCATGGATCCCGCGTAGTCGCCAGAACGCCAGATCCGGCGACCTTTGTGGTGGGGAGGGTAGGggaggtggagggggaggaggagggggagggggagggggaggggagggtgggGGGCGCCGGCGCATGGGAGGCGGccggcgccgccggcggcggcgtgcggGAGGCCGTCAGGTCGGGGTCCTCAGTGCGGGATTTCGTTTGA